Proteins from a single region of Neodiprion virginianus isolate iyNeoVirg1 chromosome 4, iyNeoVirg1.1, whole genome shotgun sequence:
- the LOC124301844 gene encoding uncharacterized protein LOC124301844 codes for MSKGCWKFDGNDQALYIDIEEDSDDVRQRTVYSCWNDLPDILLEEIFSYLTIRERYYASLVCKSWYHAFKLQRVWSLFVLEDRTLTRGKFNYYSGWEYVLDHMRTSMCLNKVGKNFRTLIFEPMLNFYNLFEFMNMISWYTEKQGSDNTSVAGVGTLIRRLKFTFPCNMANRDDHERIRVFGTGGKLLEALKRLMGNLANLKCLELIDLMLDNREAIHLLDEVCTGCTETLSKLVLINATRNRCPLLHVGVFLNLNILVISPQNLHEDVIELLGYTKLRHLHILQNRYSPVDSTVQLPKIDAWRKMKANNPHLLVHFELESSKPTDFALPVDVALQDGAIPCYSIVMDNPNTKHSAFTLTTHGAYFESTLRVYAFKGLSRYYQHKNFSKRLDEALVRFCKSCPNLHTLMVRDKISTATILQIVKTAKNLRCLFVRRNVILKRFDGAWSKMNNWTPEHYQWLKINSRSYEDTEKEVSKVLGYRWHMLSEKEFKNQQLNIYT; via the exons ATGAGTAAAGGCTGCTGGAAGTTTGACGGTAATGATCAAG CGCTTTACATCGATATCGAAGAGGATTCAGATGATGTGAGGCAAAGAACAGTATACAGCTGTTGGAACGATCTTCCAGACATTTTGCtggaagaaatattttcctatTTAACAATACGCGAGCGTTACTACGCCTCGCTTGTTTGCAAGTCATGGTACCACGCATTCAAATTGCAAAGAGTATGGTCGTTATTCGTGCTGGAAGACAGAACACTGACACGTGGAAAATTCAACTACTACAGTGGATGGGAGTATGTTCTGGATCACATGCGCACCTCGATGTGCCTCAACAAAGTTGGGAAAAATTTCCGGACCCTCATCTTTGAGCCGATGCTGAATTTCTACAATTTGTTTGAATTCATGAATATGATATCTTGGTACACCGAGAAGCAAGGGTCTGACAACACCTCTGTCGCTGGTGTTGGTACATTGATCAGACGATTAAAGTTCACATTTCCATGCAACATGGCTAACAGAGATGATCATGAAAGAATCAGGGTCTTTGGAACTGGAGGAAAATTACTTGAAGCTCTGAAACGATTGATGGGAAATTTGGCGAATCTGAAGTGCTTGGAGCTGATTGACTTGATGCTAGACAATAGAGAAGCCATACATTTATTGGACGAAGTTTGCACAGGTTGCACGGAAACGTTATCCAAACTTGTATTGATAAACGCAACGAGAAACAGATGTCCCTTGCTCCATGTTGGTGTGTTTCTGAATTTGAAT ATTCTTGTCATTAGTCCTCAAAATCTTCACGAAGATGTAATCGAACTACTCGGCTACACAAAACTCCGACACTTGCATATTCTGCAAAATCGATACAGTCCTGTGGATTCAACTGTTCAGTTG CCAAAGATTGATGCATGGCGCAAGATGAAAGCAAACAATCCTCATCTGCTGGTTCACTTCGAATTAGAGAGCTCGAAACCCACCGACTTTGCTCTGCCTGTTGATGTAGCACTCCAAGATGGAGCCATCCCATGCTATAGCATTGTTATGGATAATCCAAACACTAAG CATTCAGCATTTACGTTGACAACTCACGGAGCATACTTTGAATCTACTTTAAGAGTCTACGCATTTAAAGGATTGTCCAGATATTATcagcataaaaatttttctaaaagaCTGGACGAAGCGCTAGTTCGGTTTTGCAAGTCTTGCCCGAACCTCCACACACTG ATGGTTCGTGATAAAATATCGACGGCAACAATTCTCCAGATTGTAAAAACAGCAAAAAACCTTCGCTGTTTATTTGTTAGACGAAATGTGATACTGAAAAGATTTGATGGAGCCTGGTCAAAGATGAATAATTGGACACCAGAACATTATCAATGGCTAAAAATAAACAGCCGAAGTTATGAAGACACTGAGAAAGAAGTATCGAAGGTATTGGGATATCGATGGCACATGCTTTCggaaaaagaattcaaaaaccAACAGCTCAATATTTACACATAA
- the LOC124301843 gene encoding uncharacterized protein LOC124301843: MCDLIDLNSPDPRNSVSSRLPSPLIPGPTIVADNNDNKKLNIVEFVRHGKRSSLENNPFDKVYKETADYMAKKDDPFEVILQKALQSNNQSNQKLAKRSKHREDFSPKRRRHSDVLKVNRTLDEPLMGEILNKHLNHVQKLSWNLSANQSIISDLNNTNLLEDNCSDSSMPKSPFKNVNSSATPIVTLMPPSPENSSLLNQSAMNDSLSEVKENLVENNAKGILDVKDSGFSDHCQNPTDLENLLVKSSMHRRSLSQGNKPLLMSPDKEETTFRPRSKSTADTNRTRNIPSNPPILSVSNASSRYTDFMNNGFIDIGSNTVSDLLDISKISGTPRPSYYSYGSLSSMNSDGTNNKAFMLDSESSKVLKSISSAKSSLNLSNVSRTTRPGDYLMKTPLKTSVRMSDLALRLEKVKLQSVTNIGELPLYSPNHKVKNFLQLDEVCSDNTKMENCQENDVQKESKLIDIDCDSYNATSVSNHSLDSVFIENNNKVDPIVLQDAKLLSRTFAEAAEQFSSCSFNSSDDLLSTSQWNFDFLPASDDEIVVDNLIELPVSPARGETSANSDQNGNPTEIASSKPSDSVICQGFKDLESEFIDQDHTMNKVMAATLLLDLEKIVHRENNPEAITLLENLEKVLGINCESNAQLLATCMQGTNNLSKSPKRCLSKLSSIENIRHENLEKSHEDNDLAGMSNSMKVLKIQNDVSLEMNLNDKKEINKIEKSVIPDFSPSTEENTANLSEKSNSSNIVENEQKEVQVDQAEALELITNLSKILGGRNNESSPLSLLTNLRKVLNLATNQLNFENCQTTKSKNRDTPKEANTEALSQKTTAAGPEHNTQRSETKTNEIKPERKKSIDSTMKTQCTPPVLHKRSMSLSGPKRNSTPTAVLSKAKEKKDSDSTKRASSCSALPKSGTIEKSSSIGQELGKGRASVIGVTGIYKLKKKSIVESASKKGPLKALIPVGNMQRRGSLGSKGHISIPRTPPKSSSNVPPTFTFGTSSTPNPIIPISIAKKSPRNKPVASSTPDGGGSRSGKMKLQVSKNMAKPRFSCNISPVSPLPTHGISSGSKGSPKNYRHNKTLSPPKKRNSQGAQGHNATLSSIPKYSPLARFSKDSFKEALKTFDISGSPTKSLVKSNTPKKAPFVHSKSESQILKSPLKTMNNQTTKFKPFNLVSKICRGNSGSKLVDKENCG; this comes from the exons ATGTGTGATTTGATTGATTTAAACAGCCCAGACCCTCGTAATTCGGTTAGCTCAAGACTCCCATCTCCTCTGATACCCGGACCAACGATTGTCGCCGACAATAACGACAATAAAAAACTGAACATCGTCGAGTTTGTTCGTCATGGAAAACGTTCGAGCCTTGAGAACAATCCGTTCGACAAAGTGTACAAAGAGACCGCAGATTACATGGCCAAAAAGGATGACCCATTCGAAGTTATCTTGCAAAAGGCGCTGCAATCGAACAATCAGAGCAACCAAAAGTTGGCAAAAAGGAGTAAGCATCGAGAGGATTTCTCGCCAAAGCGCAGAAGACATTCCGATGTGTTAAAGGTAAACAGAACCCTGGATGAACCTTTGATGGGTGAAATCCTAAACAAACATCTTAATCATGTTCAAAAATTGTCCTGGAATTTAAGTGCGAATCAGAGCATTATTAGTGATTTAAACAACACGAATTTGCTGGAGGATAATTGCTCAGATTCTTCGATGCCGAAATCACCTTTCAAAAACGTTAACAGCTCCGCCACTCCAATCGTCACTTTGATGCCGCCATCCCCAGAGAATTCCTCCCTACTGAATCAGTCCGCAATGAATGACAGTCTCTCCGAAGtcaaagaaaatttagtaGAGAACAACGCAAAGGGAATCCTTGATGTCAAAGATTCTGGCTTCTCTGACCATTGCCAAAATCCTACAGATCTCGAAAACTTGTTAGTCAAGTCTTCTATGCACAGAAGATCTTTGTCACAGGGTAACAAGCCTCTGCTCATGTCTCCTGACAAAGAGGAAACCACATTTCGGCCTAGGTCCAAATCTACAGCTGATACCAACAGGACCAGAAATATCCCGAGTAATCCTCCGATTTTATCGGTATCAAATGCATCCTCCCGTTATACCGACTTCATGAATAATGGATTCATTGATATTGGTAGCAATACCGTTTCAGACTTGCttgatatttcgaaaatttctggTACCCCCAGACCGAGTTACTACTCTTATGGTTCTCTGTCTTCCATGAACTCCGACGGCACCAACAACAAGGCTTTTATGTTGGACAGTGAGTCGTCAAAAGTGCTCAAGAGCATTTCCTCAGCTAAATCTAGTCTCAATTTGTCAAATGTCTCAAGAACGACTAGACCTGGAGATTACTTGATGAAAACTCCGTTGAAAACTTCTGTTCGAATGTCAGACTTGGCTCTCAGACTTGAAAAAGTGAAACTACAATCAGTCACTAACATCGGAGAGTTGCCTCTGTACAGCCCGAATCACAAGGTCAAGAATTTCCTACAGCTTGATGAAGTTTGTTCTGATAATACCAAAATGGAAAACTGCCAGGAGAATGATGTACAAAAAGAATCTAAATTGATAGATATTGATTGTGATAGCTACAATGCGACCTCTGTGTCGAATCATTCTTTAGATTCTGTTTTTATT GAGAATAACAACAAAGTCGATCCGATAGTGTTGCAGGATGCAAAATTACTTTCTCGAACCTTCGCCGAAGCGGCAGAACAATTCAGTTCCTGCT CATTCAACAGCTCTGACGATTTACTGTCAACCTCACAATGGAACTTTGATTTCCTGCCTGCTTCAGATGATGAAATTGTAGttgataatttaattgaaCTGCCTGTATCTCCTGCAAGAGGTGAAACTAGCGCAAACTCAGATCAAAACGGAAACCCGACAGAGATTGCAAGCAGCAAACCATCTGACTCAGTAATTTGTCAAGGATTCAAAGATTTAGAAAGTGAATTTATTGACCAAGACCATACCATGAATAAAGTAATGGCTGCGACATTACTTTTGGATCTTGAAAAGATAGTTCATCGAGAAAATAATCCTGAGGCAATAACATTACTTGAAAATTTAGAGAAAGTCTTGGGTATTAACTGTGAAAGCAATGCTCAGTTGTTGGCCACCTGCATGCAGGGAACCAATAACTTAAGCAAGAGTCCGAAGAGATGTTTGTCAAAATTGAGTTCCATTGAAAATATAAGAcatgaaaatttggaaaagaGTCATGAGGATAACGATCTTGCTGGAATGTCGAATAGTATGAAAGTTcttaaaatacaaaatgatgtAAGTTTGGAGATGAACTTAAATgataaaaaggaaataaacaaaattgaaaagtcTGTAATACCCGATTTTTCACCATCTACTGAGGAAAACACGGCAAACTTGTCTGAAAAGTCTAATAGTTCTAATATAGTGGAAAATGAGCAGAAAGAAGTGCAGGTTGATCAAGCAGAAGCGTTGGAGCTGATTACAAATCTTAGTAAAATATTGGGTGGACGCAACAACGAGTCTTCTCCACTTTCACTTCTCACAAATTTACGGAAAGTTTTGAACTTAGCCACAAATCAATTGAATTTTGAGAATTGCCAAACGACGAAATCCAAAAATCGAGACACACCAAAGGAGGCTAATACTGAGGCTCTGTCGCAAAAAACAACAGCAGCTGGGCCAGAACATAATACTCAGCGATCTGAAACCAAAACTAATGAGATCAAACCAGAGCGTAAAAAAAGTATAGACTCAACAATGAAG ACTCAATGCACTCCTCCGGTTTTACACAAACGCAGCATGTCGCTGAGCGGCCCTAAACGTAATAGTACGCCAACAGCAGTTCTGTCAAAagcaaaagagaaaaaggattCTGACAGTACTAAGAGGGCATCATCTTGCAGTGCACTTCCCAAATCAG GTACGATAGAAAAATCTTCATCCATTGGACAAGAATTAGGCAAAGGTAGAGCATCTGTGATCGGAGTTACTGGCATATATAAACTGAAAAAGAAATCCATCGTAGAAAGTGCTAGCAAAAAAGGTCCCTTGAAAGCCTTAATTCCAGTAGGAAATATGCAGAGGCGag GGTCATTGGGTTCAAAGGGACATATATCAATACCAAGAACCCCTCCTAAATCAAGTTCCAATGTACCCCCTACTTTCACTTTCGGGACCAGCAGCACTCCGAATCCCATTATTCCAATAAGCATTGCTAAAAAATCGCCAAGGAATAAACCTGTAGCGTCCTCCACACCAGATGGTGGAGGATCCAGGAGTGGCAAAATGAAATTGCAGGTTTCGAAGAACATGGCAAAACCAAGATTCTCCTGCAACATCTCCCCTGTCTCACCATTGCCAACTCACGGTATCAGCAGCGGTTCCAAGGGTTCGCCCAAAAA CTACAGACACAACAAAACTCTGTCTCCcccaaaaaaacgaaattctCAAGGGGCTCAGGGGCACAATGCAACTCTGTCTAGCATTCCGAAATATTCACCGTTGGCCAGATTTTCGAAGGATAGTTTTAAGGAGGCACTTAAAACCTTCGATATTTCTGGCTCTCCAACGAAATCGTTGGTAAAGTCAAATACTCCAAAAAAGGCACCATTTGTCCATAGCAAGAGTGAAAGTCAAATACTCAAGAGTCCTTTGAAAACTATGAACAATCAGACTACTAAATTTAAACCATTTAATCTG GTATCTAAGATTTGCCGGGGTAACAGTGGCAGCAAGTTAGTAGATAAAGAGAACTGTGGGTAA
- the LOC124303525 gene encoding uncharacterized protein LOC124303525, which translates to MQHRGGESKIKHEEQILEAIDQLRRRKARPDADRICNYLLRKCSVDARDTIADLHRLIEAEKVIQVDYKGNTSYRNASKWSRLQLYKNKPEGFVKEKLNSSMVAGAVAELVVAEPDYLDQGVPADRLIEQLMNGSTSPTTRRVVDDFLSKEVASGNLTRLNNGNYSLVATPDMTQESVHQENSRQENGIKKNTSKNLAVVNAYDFTECDDMTVTDSRSNTPKSSGEASPKQDSLKKDEYCEIATGTKQTLQNSHKDNSSTKSRSRFIDNKEESLNRSNNHQPNLKKASKSERKQRLQVRSEEPVEIEINYEDYRTDRKEETEQRDESEQLSEERDEEDAGRSSTNPSPTPSSTNTGGFRSARRKRAKKVFDPSDNNLVRRKRGRQSGSQNKTAMIVSQDSQEAVKPSAKEGPHRHCSLCAKQKQERLVACRDCTVRAHPSCIYSPEELIHKLDSSWQCERCKSCTVCCETSDAGPLITCYSCDEAYHSSCHTPRISVTKSTTKWHCNNCTQKHSKTNNTHSFSSNTSRPVTPSHPSVLPPVLSPQVSPARGSSDQMDDDGPRDGIDPNIPDASDWTSEQVYQYFARLFPKEAEVFRQQDIDGHSLLLMKRSDVLSSMDLLLGPALKIYRHVLKLQIRRDDPRLYWL; encoded by the exons ATGCAGCATCGCGGCGgtgaatcaaaaataaaacacgagGAGCAAATACTGGAAGCTATAGATCAACTTCGGCGTAGAAAAGCTCGGCCAGATGCAGATAGAATTTGTAATTACTTGTTACGCAAATGTTCTGTCGATGCGCGTGATACAATCGCGGATCTACATCGGCTGATAGAAGCTGAGAAAGTGATCCAAGTAGACTATAAGGGAAACACGAGTTACCGTAATGCCTCTAAGTGGTCGAGGCTTCAACTTTACAAGAATAAACCGGAGGGatttgtgaaagaaaaattgaactcGTCAATGGTTGCGGGTGCCGTGGCGGAGTTGGTTGTGGCCGAACCGGATTACCTTGATCAGGGCGTACCGGCGGACAGATTAATCGAGCAGTTAATGAATGGGAGCACAAGTCCGACGACTCGACGCGTCGTCGATGACTTTTTGAGCAAAGAAGTGGCGAGCGGTAATTTGACGAGGTTGAACAACGGCAATTACTCCCTGGTGGCAACACCTGACATGACGCAAGAGTCCGTTCACCAGGAGAACTCTCGTCAGGaaaacggtataaaaaaaaacacatccAAGAATTTGGCCGTGGTGAATGCCTACGATTTTACCGAATGCGACGACATGACCGTAACGGATTCCAGGTCAAATACGCCGAAGTCGTCCGGCGAGGCGAGTCCGAAACAAGATTCGCTGAAAAAGGATGAGTATTGCGAAATCGCCACTGGCACTAAGCAAACCTTGCAAAATTCTCACAAGGATAATTCGAGCACGAAATCGCGTTCCCGTTTCATCGATAATAAGGAAGAATCCTTGAACAGGAGTAACAATCATCAGCCTAACCTTAAAAAAGCGTCGAAATCTGAACGCAAACAACGTCTTCAAGTAAGGAGTGAAGAACcggttgaaattgaaatcaattaCGAAGACTATCGTACTGATCGTAAGGAAGAAACAGAGCAGAGAGATGAGTCTGAACAACTCAGCGAGGAACGTGACGAAGAGGATGCAGGTAGAAGCTCCACTAATCCTTCGCCAACTCCGTCGTCCACTAATACTGGTGGATTCCGAAGCGCTCGCCGAAAG AGAGCGAAGAAAGTCTTTGATCCGTCAGACAATAATCTTGTGAGGCGAAAAAGAGGGCGGCAATCTGGTTCCCAGAACAAAACGGCAATGATCGTATCACAGGATTCTCAGGAAGCGGTAAAACCAAGTGCAAAGGAGGGTCCACACAGGCATTGCAGTCTTTGTGCAAAACAGAAGCAAGAGAGACTTGTTGCGTGTCGAGATTGTACCGTCAGAG cgCATCCCAGCTGCATTTACTCGCCAGAAGAACTGATACACAAATTGGACAGTAGTTGGCAATGTGAACGATGCAAGAGCTGCACAGTTTGCTGCGAAACATCTGATGCT gGTCCGCTGATAACTTGTTATTCCTGTGACGAAGCTTATCATTCTTCGTGTCACACCCCTCGGATATCAGTTACTAAGTCAACGACAAAGTGGCACTGTAACAACTGCACACAAAAGCACAGTAAAACAAATAATACACATAGCTTCAGTTCCAACACAAGCCGTCCAGTAACACCTTCACATCCATCTGTACTACCCCCTGTTTTAAGTCCGCAAGTTTCCCCTGCTAGGGGGTCTTCCGATCAAATGGATGACGATGGGCCCAGAGATGGTATTGACCCAAATATCCCGGACGCTTCCGACTGGACTTCTGAACAGGTTTATCAATATTTTGCGAGACTCTTTCCGAAGGAAGCTGAAGTTTTTAGACAGCAG GACATAGATGGTCATTCGCTATTGCTAATGAAGCGTTCCGACGTTTTGAGTAGTATGGATTTACTTCTGGGACCGGCATTGAAGATTTATCGACAcgttttgaaacttcaaatacGCAGAGACGACCCTAGATTGTATTGGCTATAA
- the LOC124301845 gene encoding interferon-related developmental regulator 2 — protein sequence MPGKGSKKRSSAHGGKRAELMSDDDSINNDACSVASGQSDSRSVMDDGNFNDNEVDEIAQQEALEEKLKEAIDGLTQKCAKSRTTCFNGIEKAFTMKYIPDFVEDRKMTITDSIERALKKGRGDEQSAAARLASLLCVQLGAFDSAEIIVKDLKTVLISTANNKSISPTARAECYWTLSMMQFLSGNDAADTIEIMQLLLTAFYDSASADLTALQATILSAWTLLLTLMASSDVHNLISSSNTTDSYMLSLNQIRELLESSHLELRLAAGDALAVIFELGRDYSEENEIFWAIDLIAILKDLATDSNRHRAKKDRKQQKASFRDILRYIVEDEFPELQIKFGHETLYLEDWCTRVQYTACCRLLGPGLNIHLGENKLLREIFNLGDRVMAPQSSQRRATKQQRNLLNAAAFKARTRQRNKNRDKRSATLAS from the exons ATGCCAGGAAAAGGAAGCAAAAAGCGATCGTCAG CTCATGGCGGAAAAAGGGCTGAGCTGATGTCTGACGACGACTCGATTAACAATGACGCTTGTAGCGTTGCTAGCGGTCAGTCGGACAGTCGCAGCGTGATGGATGATGGTAACTTCAACGACAATGAGGTGGATGAAATAGCTCAGCAAGAAGCGCTAGAGGAAAAGCTGAAGGAAGCGATCGATGGTCTAACTCAGAAGTGTGCCAAATCAAGAACAACATGCTTCAACGGCATAGAAAAGGCCTTCACTATGAAATACATTCCAGACTTTGTGGAGGACAGAAAAATGACAATCACCGATAGCATAGAACGAGCCCTCAAGAAGGGACGAGGCGACGAACAATCTGCTGCTGCTCGACTTGCTAGCTTACTATGCGTTCAACTTGGAGCTTTTGACAGTGCCGAAATAATAGTCAAGGATCTCAAGACTGTTTTAATATCTACTGCCAACAACAAGTCCATCTCACCAACTGCCAGAGCTGAG TGTTATTGGACCCTCAGTATGATGCAATTTTTATCAGGCAACGACGCTGCAGATACAATCGAAATTATGCAACTACTTTTGACCGCATTCTACGATTCTGCTTCCGCTGATCTTACGGCCCTACAGGCAACAATTCTCTCAGCATGGACACTTCTTTTGACGCTTATGGCATCTTCAGATGTTCACAACTTGATTAGTAGTAGTAACACAACGGACTCCTACATGCT ATCACTGAATCAGATACGGGAATTACTGGAATCTTCACATCTGGAACTACGCCTAGCAGCCGGCGATGCTTTAGCAGTAATATTTGAGCTTGGGCGCGATTACTCGGAGGAAAACGAAATATTCTGGGCAATAGATCTTATCGCAATTCTCAAGGATCTAGCAACTGATTCAAACAGGCATAGAGCCAAAAAAGATCGCAAACAACAGAAGGCCAGTTTTAGAGACATACTGCGGTACATAGTG gAGGATGAGTTTCCAGAGCTACAAATAAAGTTCGGACATGAAACTCTCTATTTGGAAGATTGGTGTACCCGAGTTCAGTATACGGCTTGTTGTCGCCTCCTTGGCCCCGGTCTCAATATTCATTTAGGGGAAAATAAGCTTCTCCGcgagatttttaatttgggAGATAGAGTCATGGCACCGCAATCATCACAAAGGAGAGCGACCAAACAGCAAAGG AATCTTTTAAATGCCGCTGCGTTCAAAGCACGGACAAGGCAGCGCAACAAAAACCGGGACAAACGCTCTGCTACTCTGGCTTcctaa
- the LOC124303530 gene encoding transmembrane protein 59-like, with protein MERNKEILIVFLVFIADYVLGDVYYNFVNREDPCITLCDKTPLSFSDTNHAKSCCQRGCTFFNLVDVRHGLEPESLNGTRDACEASCIEAYSTPQDRYACNTGCEFMAKERVSQLVSLFSVAIYVEEGPDSSILLMSPDMPESDILTDPGLRKELLPGWWDSEGFKLPQTYIKTVPIDSGAVDYGIPSDYSGETEQSASIPGSDWLQCASRHTGMPQWVLAASMIAAALSALWLCLSADKSSDLQSEELISEKSSPSNKLTILILDEAPLNKIPPPKYSEIDMNVENI; from the exons atggaaagaaataaagaaatccTCATCGTATTTCTCGTTTTTATTGCCGATTACGTTCTGGGCGATGTTTATTACAATTTCGTTAATCGAGAAGACCCCTGCATCACGCTTTGCGACAAAACTCCCCTGTCATTTAGCGAC ACGAATCATGCCAAATCTTGCTGTCAACGTGGTTgtacttttttcaatctagTCGATGTTCGTCATGGCTTGGAACCTGAAAGTTTAAATGGAACAAGAGATGCCTGCGAAGCTT CATGCATCGAGGCATATTCTACCCCTCAAGATCGCTACGCCTGTAATACAGGCTGCGAGTTTATGGCCAAGGAACGGGTATCTCAACtcgtctctctcttttctGTCGCTATTTACGTCGAAGAGGGACCTGATTCTAGTATCCTTCTAATGTCTCCTGACATGCCCGAAAGCGATATTCTCACCGATCCCGGACTGAGGAAAGAGCTTTTGCCTGGCTGGTGGGATTCGGAAGGATTCAAACTACCGCAAACTTACATCAAAACAGTCCCGATCGACTCAGGG GCTGTGGATTATGGCATTCCATCTGACTACTCTGGTGAAACCGAGCAATCAGCATCAATCCCAGGTTCCGATTGGCTGCAGTGTGCTTCGCGACATACAGGGATGCCACAGTGGGTTTTAGCTGCATCGATGATAGCTGCTGCACTGTCCGCTCTCTGGCTTTGTTTGTCCGCTGACAAATCAAGCGACCTGCAGTCTGAAGAATTGATTAGTGAAAAGTCAAGCCCTTCCAATAAGTTGACAATACTTATATTGGACGAGGCACCTTTAAATAAGATTCCGCCACCCAAATACAGCGAGATTGATATGAATG ttgaaaatatatga